The Kineococcus radiotolerans SRS30216 = ATCC BAA-149 genomic interval GGGCGCCGGACGTCGCCTTCCCGCGGCTGAACATGTTCGCGTTCTGGCTCTTCCTCTTCGGCGGCCTCATCGCCGCCTCGGGCTTCGTCACCCCGGGCGGGGCGGCCTCCTTCGGCTGGTTCGCCTACGCCCCGCTGTCGGACGTGGTCCACTCCCCGGGCCTGGGCGGCAACCTCTGGGTGATGGGTCTGGCCTTCTCCGGGTTCGGCACGATCCTCGGTGCGGTCAACTTCATCACCACGATCATCTGCATGCGCGCTCCGGGCATGACGATGTTCCGGATGCCGATCTTCACCTGGAACACGCTGATCACCAGCGTCCTGGTCTTGATGGCCTTCCCGGTGCTGGCCGCGGCGCTGCTCGCGCTGGGTGCGGACCGCATCCTCAACGCCCACGTCTTCGAGGCCGCCAACGGCGGCCCGATCCTGTGGCAGCACCTCTTCTGGTTCTTCGGCCACCCCGAGGTCTACATCATCGCCCTGCCGTTCTTCGGCATCGTGACGGAGATCTTCCCGGTGTTCAGCCGCAAGCCCGTCTTCGGCTACAAGGGCCTGGTCTTCGCGACCATCTCCATCGCCGGGCTGTCGGTCACGGTGTGGGCGCACCACATGTACGTCACCGGCAAGGTGCTGCTGCCCTTCTTCGCCTTCATGACGATGCTCATCGCCGTCCCGACGGGCGTGAAGTTCTTCAACTGGATCGGCACCATGTGGCGCGGTTCGCTCACCTTCGACACCCCCATGCTGTGGGCGGTCGGCTTCCTGGTGACGTTCCTCTTCGGTGGTCTGACCGGCGTCATCCTGGCGTCGCCGCCGCTGGACTTCCACCTGTCGGACTCCTACTTCGTCGTGGCGCACTTCCACTACGTCGTCTTCGGCACCGTCGTGTTCGCCATGTTCGCCGGCTTCTACTTCTGGTGGCCGAAGCTGACGGGCAAGATGCTGCACGAGGGCTGGGGCAAGCTGCACTTCTGGCTGCTGTTCGTCGGGTTCCACACCACGTTCCTCATCCAGCACTGGCTCGGCGTGGCCGGCATGCCCCGCCGCTACGCGGACTACCTGCCGGGCGAGGGATTCACGACGATGAACCAGATCTCGACCATCGGGTCGTTCGTCCTGGGCCTGTCCTTCCTGCCCTTCCTCTGGAACGTCTACCGCACCGCCCGCTTCGGCGAGCGCGTCACGGTGGACGACCCCTGGGGCTACGGCGCCTCCCTGGAGTGGGCGACTTCCTGCCCGCCGCCGCGGCACAACTTCACCTCGCTGCCGCGCATCCGCTCCGAGCGCCCCGCCTTCGACCTGCACCACCCCGAG includes:
- the ctaD gene encoding cytochrome c oxidase subunit I; this translates as MAAESFNLPGTAARVTSRQPLGHVVPRRSGAVIAGWLSSTDHKVIGNLYFITSFIWFLIGGVMALLIRAELFEPGMQVFGTKNEYNQAFTMHGTVMLLLFATPLFSAFANAIMPLQIGAPDVAFPRLNMFAFWLFLFGGLIAASGFVTPGGAASFGWFAYAPLSDVVHSPGLGGNLWVMGLAFSGFGTILGAVNFITTIICMRAPGMTMFRMPIFTWNTLITSVLVLMAFPVLAAALLALGADRILNAHVFEAANGGPILWQHLFWFFGHPEVYIIALPFFGIVTEIFPVFSRKPVFGYKGLVFATISIAGLSVTVWAHHMYVTGKVLLPFFAFMTMLIAVPTGVKFFNWIGTMWRGSLTFDTPMLWAVGFLVTFLFGGLTGVILASPPLDFHLSDSYFVVAHFHYVVFGTVVFAMFAGFYFWWPKLTGKMLHEGWGKLHFWLLFVGFHTTFLIQHWLGVAGMPRRYADYLPGEGFTTMNQISTIGSFVLGLSFLPFLWNVYRTARFGERVTVDDPWGYGASLEWATSCPPPRHNFTSLPRIRSERPAFDLHHPEIAAHDSHDGSGNLLDAVYGGSDRRGREDVTGGH